From Cellulomonas chengniuliangii, the proteins below share one genomic window:
- a CDS encoding DUF6760 family protein: protein MLRYPSEALWQEIAYLAYHLHWPLGDLLDLEHLDRVRMVRAVSSLNERAWEAVRDHAGS from the coding sequence ATGCTGCGCTACCCGTCTGAGGCCCTGTGGCAGGAGATCGCCTATCTGGCGTACCACCTGCACTGGCCTCTCGGTGACCTGCTCGACCTCGAGCACCTCGACAGGGTCCGGATGGTCCGGGCCGTGTCATCTCTGAACGAACGAGCGTGGGAGGCGGTGCGCGACCATGCCGGCAGCTGA
- a CDS encoding phage tail protein, which yields MPAAEALGGEPSSSALFLFEVDGVEIGTFRKLRGLELSVGVEEYVEGGQNGYAHKLPGVLRWPNLVFERGLIESDALFTWVANSAGENFAARGNKLTRSTGAVTAISYTGERLRAWELQGVFAVRWEGPAFDVDREDQLVERLEVAHNGFRAKTS from the coding sequence ATGCCGGCAGCTGAGGCGTTGGGGGGCGAGCCGAGCAGCAGCGCCCTCTTCCTCTTCGAGGTGGACGGCGTCGAGATCGGCACGTTCCGCAAGCTGCGAGGCCTCGAGCTGAGCGTGGGCGTCGAGGAGTACGTCGAGGGCGGCCAGAACGGGTACGCCCACAAGCTGCCGGGCGTGCTGCGCTGGCCGAACCTCGTGTTCGAGCGTGGGCTCATCGAGTCGGACGCGCTCTTCACCTGGGTGGCGAACTCCGCGGGCGAGAACTTCGCCGCGCGGGGCAACAAGCTGACCCGGAGCACGGGCGCGGTGACGGCGATCAGCTACACCGGCGAGCGGCTGCGCGCCTGGGAGCTCCAGGGCGTGTTCGCTGTGCGCTGGGAGGGGCCGGCCTTCGACGTGGACCGCGAGGACCAGCTCGTCGAGCGCCTCGAGGTCGCGCACAACGGCTTCCGGGCGAAGACGTCATGA